The nucleotide window TCGTAGGTGTTCGCGAGGAGCATCATCGCCAGGGCGCAGAAGACGGCCGAGACGAGGATGCCGACGAACTTGTACGTCTGCTGCCTGCGCGGCGTCGCCCCGATCCAGTAGCCGATCTTGAGATCGGTGGCGAAGGCGCCCGCGACGGCGAGCGAGGTGCAGACGACCCCGCCGATGATCATCGCCACGAACATCCCCGGCTTCCCGGAGAGACCGATGCGGGTGAGGATCACGCTCGTGATGATCAGCGTGGCCAGGGTCATCCCCGAGACGGGGTTGGTCCCGATGAGCCCGATGGCGCGCGCGGCGACCATCGTGAAGAGGAAGGAGATCCCCAGGGCGATGAGGACGCCGATCGTGGCGACGAGGGAATTCGCCACCCCGCCCCGGAAGAAGAGCCACAGGCAGACGGCGATCGCGACGATGCCGATGAGGACGTCGCGCATGTGCATGTTGCGCTCGGTCCTGATCTCCTCGTGCTCCTCCCTGCGGCCCGCGGCGATCCCCCTGATGCCGAGCGCGAAGCTCTGTCCGATCGAGGGAAGGGAACGGACGATCCCCATGAGGCCCGCCCCGGCGATGCCCCCGATCCCGATCAGGCGGACGTACTCCACGAAGATGTCGTCGACGCTCATCCCGGCGACGGCCGTCCCGCCCGCGACGAACCCGCCGATGTAGTGGACGAGGGGAACGAGGACGAGGAAGGAGAGGAAGGAGCCCGCGGCGATGATCGACGCGTACTTGATCCCGACGATGTACCCCAGGCCGACGATCGCGGAGAGCCCGTCGATGCGGAAGGCCATCGAGAAGCGCTCCTCGATCCACCGACCGACGCCGACGGCGTGGAAGGTGATGATCTCCCGCCAGAAGCCGAAGGTGAGGATGCAGAGATCGTAGACGAATCCGACGACGGCCGCCCAGACGAGGGTGACGGCCTGCTGCCCGGCACTCTGCCCGGCCACGAGGATCTCGGTGGTGGCCATCGCCTCGGGGAAGGGGAGCTTGCCGTGCTCGTTCACCATCAGGTAGTTGCGCAGCGGCACGATGAAGAGCACGCCGAGGCAGCCGCCGAAGAAGGCCGTGAGGAAGATGTGCCAGAATGAGACATCGACGTCGAGCATGTAGAGCGCGGGGATCGTGAAGACCGCGCCCGCCACCACGGCGCTCGACGCGGCGCCGACCGACTGGATGATGACGTTCTCGAGGATCGTGTTCTTGCGCGCGAAGAGGTTCGCGAGGCCGATCGCCAGGATGGCGATCGGGATCGCGGCCTCCATCCCCTGCCCCGTCTTGAGGGCGAGGTAGGCCGAGGCGAGCGAGAAGACGATCGCCATGACGACGCCGATCGCGAGCGAACGGACGGTCACCTCGAAGGGGCTCGCCGACGCCGGGACGATCGGAAGGTAGGTCTCGCCGGCTGCGAGCTCCCGGTAGGCTTCCGGGCGCAACTTCGTCGGGGTCTCTGACATGCCGTGTCCTTTCGGTTACGCGGTGCGCTGATCCGGTGTCACCGGGTAAGGATAGCCGCCGGAACCGCGGCGGTCAAATGTTTCGGCGGCCGGCGGGCGATCCGGAAATCGTGCGGCAAAACGAAAAAAACGCTTTACTCGCGTGGGTGTTTCTCCCTATACCGGAATCAGAAAGGAGGTACGTCCATGAAATGGAACCCGGTCGACTGGATCGCCTATATCCTGGTGATCATCGGGGGACTCAACTGGGGGCTGTGGGGCGTCGGGCACTGGAACCTCGTCAAGATCATCCTTGGACGAGTGCCGGTCCTCGAAACGATCGTCTACATCCTCGTGGGACTCTCCGCGCTGTACCTCATCGTCGTCAGACCGCACCGAAAGACCGCCTGATCGTCTGCGGCCGGCCGTGCCGGCCACGGAACGGGGGATGCATCACCCCCGTTCCCGTTTCTCTCCTCCGGGCCCGGGAAAATTGATTTACTTCCCTCCCGCCATCGGGCATCATCGCACCGTTCCGCGACGATCCGCACACCCCGCCCGAAGGGAGCAGAATCGATGAGAACCGCACCAGGAACAACCCGTCTTCTCCTGCTCGCCCTCTGCGGAACGGCCCTCCTCGCCGCGTCGGCGGCGGGCGGCGTCTTCACCGCCGGGGACGCCCTCTCCGTGCGCCGCGCGGGCGCGGCGGCGATCGCCCCGGACGGCCGCAGGATCGCCTTCACCGTCTCCGTGCCCCGCGAGGCGGGCGAGGAGCCGGGGGGCGCCTGGAGCGAGCTGTGGCTCGCCTCGACGGCCGACGGCGAGCTCCGCCCCTTCGTCACCGGGAAGGTCAACGCCCGGTCACCCCGCTTCAGCCCCGACGGGACGCGCATCGCCTTTCTCCTCGCCCGCGGCAAGGAGGCGAAGACCCAGGTCTGGACGATCCCCGTCGACGGCGGCGAGGCGAAGCAGGCGACCGATTCGCCGACGGGCGTCATCGACTTCCGCTGGCACCCCGGCGGCGACCTGATCGCCTGGATCGCGACCGAGCCGAAGCCGGCGCGCGAGAAGACGCTCGAGGAGAAGGGGTACGGGTTCATCTTCTTCGAGGAGAACCTCCAGCACCGCAACCTCTACATCGGCGCGGCCGGCGGCGGCGGCGAGGCGCGGCGACTCACCGACGGCGCGACGGTCTGGAGCTTCGAGTTCGCCCCCTCCGGCGAAACGATCGCGGCGGCGATCTCGCCGAAGAACCTCGTCGACCACTCGTACATGTTCCGCACGATCCATGTCGTCGACGTCGAGACGGGCGCGATGCGCCGCCTCACCGACAATCCCGGCAAGCTGGGCAACTTCGCGTTCAGCCCCGACGGCCGCATGCTCGCCTACGCCGCGGCGATCGAGCGGAAGGACCACGCGGTCAGCCAGGCGTTCGTGATCGACGTCGCGGGGGGCGAGGCGCGCAATCTCACCGAACCGGGCTTCCGCGGCCACGTGACCCGCGTGGGCTGGCGCGACCGGTCGACGGTCTGCTTTCTCGCCGCCGAGGGCGCCTGGAACACGCTGAACACCGTTCCGGCCGCCGGCGGCAGGCGATCGACGATCCTCGACGGGAAGGAGATCGGCCTCGTCTTCGCTGCGCCCGACGTCACCGCCGACTTCCGGCATTTCGCGTTCACCGCCTCCTCGCCGGGGATCCCGGGAGACCTCTGGCACTGGAAACGCGGGGCGAGGAAGCCGACGCGGCTCACCACGCTCAACCCCTGGATCGACGAACGCGACCTGGGCCGCCAGGAGGTCGTGCGGTACGCCGCCCGCGACGGCCTCGAGATCGAGGGGATCCTCGTCTACCCCGTCGGATACGAGGAGGGCCGGCGCTACCCGCTCGTCGTGTCCGTCCACGGCGGCCCCGAATCGCACTACACGAACGGCTGGCTGACGGGCTACTTCAATCCCGCGCAGGTGCTCGCCGGCAGGGGCTACGTCGTCTTCTATCCCAACTACCGGGCGAGCACGGGGTACGGGCTCGAGTTCGCGCTCGCCGGCTACATGGACGCGGCGGGACGCGAGTTCGACGACATCGCCGACGGGATCGACTGGCTGGTCGGCGAGGGGATCGCCGACCGCGACCGCGTGGGGCTCGGCGGCGGATCGTACGGCGGGTACGCCGCGGCGTGGTTCGCCACCTACTACACGGACCGCGTCCGCGCCGTCTGCATGTTCGTCGGGATCAGCGATCTCGTCTCCAAGCGGAGCACGACGGACATCCCCTGGGAGGAGCTCTACGTCCACTCGGGAAAGAAGCTCGAGGAGATGTGGACGTTCAGCCTCGAGCGCAGCCCGGTCTTCCACGCGCACAAGAGCCGGTCGGCCGTCCTCATCCTCGGGGGCGCGGCCGATCCGCGCGTGCATCCCTCGCAGAGCCTCGAGTTCTACCGGCGCCTCAAGATGAACGACCACCCCGCCGTCCGCCTCGTGCAGTACCCCGGCGAGGGCCACGGCAACCGGAAACAACCGGGGCGCATCGACGTATTGTACAGGCACCTGGACTGGTACGACTGGTACGTGAAGAACCTGCAGCCCCTCGACGGCCCGCTGCCGCCGCTCGACATCAGCGAGCGCTACGGGCTCGACCTCGAAGAAGCGGAATAACCGAGCAGAAAGCGAGGTGCGCGACATGGACAAGGAAAAGCGGAAGCTCTCGCGGCGCTCGTTCATCGGCGGTGGAATGGCAGCCGTCGTGGGCGCCGGTCTCAGTCTCCCCGTGACCGCCGGACGGCTCGCCGCGGAGGAGGGCGGCGACGACGCGCCGCGGATCAGGGACTTCCGGCCCCTCGGGAAGACGGGCTGGAAGGTCTCCGATATCGCCTTCGGCAACGCGATGATGCAGGAACCCTCCCTCCTCGAATACGCGATGGACCGCGGGATCAACTACGTCGACACGGCCCGCCAGTACTACGACATGGAGAAGGTCATCGGCCAGATCTTTCCCGCGAAGCGCGACAGGCTCTTCGTGACGACGAAGCTCGATCCGCCGCTGGTCACGGCGACCGTGTCGGTCGCCGATCTCATGACGGGGATCGAGGAGAGCCTCGAACGGCTCAACACCGACTACATCGACTGCTGCCTGATCCACTCGATCGGCGATCCGAACCTCGGCGACGCTGCCCGCATCCGGAACGAGAACATCTACACCGCCTTCGAGAAGGCCCGCTCGCAGGGCAAGATCCGGTTCTGGGGGGCGAGCTCGCACGGCCCGAAGATGATCGAGGAGTTCACCTGGATGCTGGAGAACACCAACATCGACATGATCATGCCGGGGATGAACTTCATGACGAAGGGGCTCGAGCCGGTCCTCGCGAAGGCGAGGGAGAAGGGCGTGGCCGTCGTCGCGATGAAGTCCCTCTCGGCCGCCCGGATCATCGACTACTCGAAGTACCGGACCGAGGGCCGGACGGCGCGGCAGGCGCTGCTCAAGTGGCTGCTCGCGCAGCCGGGGATCGACACGATCTCCATCACGATGCGCTCGATCGAGCAGGTGAACGAATACGTCTCCGCCTCGGGCAACCCCGAGCTCTCGATGCGCGAACGGGAGGTGCTGCAGGGCTACTGCGGGCTTCTCTCGCGCGACTACTGCCGGCCGGGCTGCGACGGATGCCTCGGCGCCTGCCCGCACGACGTGCCGATCCATGACATCCTCCGCTATCGCATGTACTTCCATTCCTACAGCCGGGAGAAGTACGCGATGGGGCTCTACGCGAAGCTCCCCGCGGAACGGACCGCCGTGCGCTGCGCCGGATGCGCGGCGCCCTGCGAGAGCGCCTGCACGCACCAAATCGCCGTCCGAGCGAAACTCATCGAGGCCCACCGGGAGCTGTCGGCCTGAAACGAGGGAGGACGATCGTGAGAACAAGACGCAGATACGCGATACCCGCGCTCCTCGCCCTCGCCGCCGTGCTTGTCTTCGCGGCCGCGTGCGAGCGCGAGGAGACCGACCCGGCGAAACGGGTCGTGATGCGCGCGGTGAAGAAGATGGGCGGGCTCGACCGGCTCCGCGGCTGGACGACGAGGATCGAGCGCGGACACCTGACCCAGGAACGCCCCGGGTGGGGAACGCTGAACGCGCAGGTGACCTCGCACGTCGCCAAGCCGGACCGGGTCAGGCTCGACCAGGATTTCAGCGCGTTCGACCACCCCTTCTACTACGTCTACTACCTGAACGGCGACGACGCGTGGATGGTCGTCAACATGCAGGAACGCCGGCACCCCCGCGTCGCGGAGAACCTCGAGGGGTACCTGGAGAGGGTCGACGGCCTCGCCTGGTACGCCGGCGAGGCGGATACCTTCTTCCTCGTCGCCGACGTCGCCGACGACTCGCTGCTGGCGGCCGCGTCGATCGAACGCATCGGCTGCGTCCACGAGGGCGACACCGTCTTCTTCGATTTCGACCGGGAGAGCGGGATGCTCCGGCGCCTCGTCGAGGACGGCGGGGCCAGCGTCTCCCTCTACGACGACTATCGCCCGGTCGGCAGGATGAAGCTCGCCTTCCACGTCCTCCATTACGCCGGCGGCGTGCTCGAGTCGGAGTACCGGTGGGATTCGATGGAGTACGACACGCCGATCGAGGACGCCGTCTTCGAGGAGAACCGCCCGGCGCCGGAACCGGAGCCCGAGGCGGAGTCGGGGACATAGGCTCGAGCAGAACGACGATCCGTCAATCGGCGGGGCGCGAATCGAGCGCCTCGCCGATTCTCTTTCAGAGCCCCCCCGGGCGATCGCCGGGAGAACGTGACGGGTTCCGGGGCGGGATGCGGGGCTATTCCCCGATCGTGGAGAGGACGTCGATCGTCTGGAGGACGTCGCGGCGGGTAACGATCCCGATGACGGCGCCGCGGTCGTCGACGACGGGAAGCCGGTCGCTCCCCCGGCGCATGACGAGCCCGACGAGGCGCTCGGCCGGATCGAGCCGGTGGACGGCGCTCGGGGCGACGCTCCGGTTCATGATCTCCGCCGCCGTCGTTCCCGGCCACGATTCGCGCGGCACGCCCTTGAGATCGCCGAGGGTGACGATGCCGACGAGCAGGCCGTCCCGGACGACGGGGAAGGAGGAGGCGTGGTGCCGGAGAAAGAAGTCGTCGACCAGCGTCGCGAGATCCGTCGAGACGTCGACGGTGACATGGTCGTCCCGCATGAAGTCCGCCACCCGGAGACCCTGCAGCGACTCCTTGAACGCGACCATCACGTAGCCGCTCCGCGCGGCCTGGCGGAGAAAGAAGCCGATGAAGATGAGCCACATCCCGCCGATCAGCGAGCCGTACCAGGCGAAGGTGAACAAACCGAGCCCCATCAGCAGCAGGGCGAAGAACCCGCCGATCCGGGAGGCGATCCGCGTCGCGCGTTTCAGGTCGCCCGTCCTCCACCAGATGACCGAGCGGAGTATCCGGCCGCCGTCGAGCGGAAACCCCGGCACGAGGTTGAAGACGAGCACGCCGAGGTTGACGTCCGCGAGCGACCGCGCGAGCACGGAGACGGCCGGCACGGCGTCCGCGACGAGCGAGATCCCGTAGAAGACGATCGCGAGCAGCAGGGTCATGAGCGGGCCGGCGGCGGCCATGCGCATCTCGAGGACCGGGTCGTCGACCTCGCGCTCCATCTGCGCCACCCCGCCGAACATGAAGAGGGTGATGCGCCTGATCGGCAGCCCGGCGCGCACCGCGACGATGGAGTGGCTGAACTCGTGCAGGAGGATCGAGGTGAAGAGGAGGATCGCCGTGAAGAAACCCATCAGCCACCGGCCGGAAGGCGAGAAGAGGCCGGGGTAGTTCTCCGGGTAGTAGCCGTTGGCGAAGGTCCAGGTGATGAGACCGAGGATGAGGACCCAGCTGATGTTCAGTTCGACCGGGATCCCCCGTAGCGAGAAGAGCGTGACGTTTCTTCGCAGCACCGGTCTTCCTCCCCCGCCCGGAAGGGACGGATCACACCGCTCCGGATCCGGCGTACCGCACGAACCGGTTGCCTTCGTCGACGTCGATGAACAGGGGATCGACCTCTCCCGACGACCAGGTGAAGGCCATGATATCGACGCGGTCGCCCTCGGTGACGAGATGCGCCGCTGCGCCGTTGATACAGACGACACCGCTCCCGCGCTCGCCCCGTATGACGTAGGTCTGCAGGCGGTTGCCGTTCGTGCGGTCGACGACGAGGACGTTCTCGTGCTCGCTGAGATCCGCCTTCTCGATGAGATCCTCGTCGATCGTGATCGAGCCGACGTACCGCAGGTCGGCCTGCGTCACGGTGGCCCGGAGGATCATCGATTTCAGCATCATCCGTTTCATCGACTTCGCTCCCCGCGGCGGAGCCCCTCCGCCGCACACGGCAAATATAGTACAATTGGCCGTCCGTGGAAAGGGATCGGGCGCCCTAGAGCTTCATGCCGGGTTTCTCGGTGAGATGCCTGACGAAGCGGTTCTTTTCGTCGACGAGGATGTTGCTGAATGAATGGTCGCTCCCGTCGGACCACGCGAAGGCCATGATCCCGATCTCGTCCCCCGCGCGCACGTGCCTCGACACGGCTCCCCCCGCGGCGATCACGCCGCTCCCGGGCTTTCCGCGGACGGCGAAGGTCTCGATCCGCGAGCCGTTCGTCGCGTCGACGATCAGCACCTTTTCCATCGGGGCGATGTCGCCGTAATCCATGAGCTCGCCGTCGATGACGAGGCAGTCGATCTCCTCCGGCCGCTCCTCGGTCACCCACGCCTTGTGGATTTTCGATTTGACCACGAGGCGCTCCTCGATCCTCGAGACGATGAACTTCGACTTGCCCGCCGGCGTGCGGGGGATGTCGTCGACGATCGAGAAGTTGACGCGGAAATCCGCGCCGATCTCCTTCCGGATCCTGTCCCGCAGCATCTCCTTGTGTTCGTCGCGCCAGCCGGGCCCGGGGACGATCCGGAAGGTGATCCCCGCGCGGTCGCGCTGGTCGATCTGGAAGCGGTCGATCCCCGGCACGTATCGCGACAGCCAGGACCAGAAGAAGCCGCCGATCGACCTGCCGTCGGCGGTGACGACGGTGTCGTAGGTGCGCCCCTCGATCCGCTCCAGGAGAGGCAGCCCGCGTCCGCAGGGGCAGCTCCGCTCGGTGGGGACGGCGAGATCCCCCGTCCGGTAGCGGATGAAGGGCATGTAGTAGTCCAGCAGGTCGGTGACGACGATCTCTCCCACCTCCCCGCTCTGCGCCGGCCGTCCGCTCTCGTGGATGATCTCGACGTGGAAGAGATCGCTGAAGACGTGCAGCCCCTTGTGCTCCTCGCACTCCTGGGCGACGTTCGAGAATTCCCTGATCCCGTAGCGGTCGAAGACGGGAGCGCGGCACACGTCCTCGATGGCCGCCTTCTGCTCGGGGTAGAGGCGCTCGCCGCTCGTCACGACGGCGCGGGGGGCCGGAACGTGCAGGAGGCCCCGCTTGCAGAAGTCGGCGAAGAGGGCGAGGGCCGACGGATACCCGACGACGAGATGCGGCCGGAACCGGCGCAGGAGCCGGGCGTAGCGGCGCATCGAGTCGGGCGACATGTCGAGGCTCGAGAGGAAGAGGACGTTGTTGAACCAGTTCCTCATGCCCTCGGCGAACCGCTCGCGGGAGGAGACGTCGAGGCGCCGTCCCCAGAGGACCGCGTGGCGGTCGCCGATGTCGACGCCCGCCCACCGGTAGCCGCGCAGGGTGTTCGCACGGCGCACGGGGCCGGCGGCGCGGTCTCGCCAGAAGAACATCGGCTCGCCCGTCGAACCGCCCGTGCTCGAGGGATAGCCCCGCCGGTACGGATCCTCGGTGACGAGGCGGCGTTTCTCGCGGCGGACGATCTCCCTGTCGAGGAAGGGCAGTCGGGCGAAGTCGCCGAGGGACTGGATGCCTCCCGGCGCGATCCCGTTCTCGCGGAAAAGGTCGCGGTAGTAGGGAACGTGGATCGATGCCTTCTCGAGGAGCGCGGCGAGCTTCCGCCAGCGGATCTCGTCGAGCTCCTCGCGCGGCAGCCACTGCGAACGCTCCAGCTCGCGCAGCCGGTCGAGGACGCGGTCGCCGCGGATGCCGCGGTAGAGCGGATAGACGACGTTCCTCACGAATGACGGATGAAGATGCGGCAGCATGCCGTTTCGCTCCCCCCTGCGCCGGTGCGGCCGGCGATCGCAACGGTCGGCGAGCGCCCGCCGGAGCGCTCCGGAAGCAGTATTCTACTGCATGGGCGCGCGTCTTCCAATTCGAATCTTTCCGTTTCCTGGACCGGCCGCCCGGCGGAAGACGCGGCGCGCCGTCTTCATCGGGGTTTGCATGCCGGGGGCGGACGGGGTATCATCGCCGCGACGGCCGGCTGCGGCGCCGTCCCGCCGGGCGGCGTCCAGGACGAAAGGAACGGATGAGCGGCACGATCGACACGAGCGAGGCGCATGCCCGCGAACTCGACGCGGCGGACCCCCTGGCCCGGTTCCGCGAACGCTTCGAGATCCCGCCGGGGACGATCTACATGGACGGCAACTCTCTCGGCCTCCTCTGCCGCGAGGCGGCTGCGGGGATCGAGGGGGCCCTCGACGACTGGCGGCAACTCGCGATCCGCGGCTGGCTCGACGGCGATCCGCCGTGGTTCACGTGGGGCGAGCGACTCGGAGCGGCGGCGGCCCCCCTCGTCGGCGCGGCCCCCGACGAAGTCGTCGCGACCGGAACGACGACACTCGACATCCACGCCCTCGTCTCATCCTTCTACCGGCCCGAGACGGGACGGACGCGCATCGTCGCCCTCGAACCGGACTTTCCCACCGACATCTACGCCCTGCGCGGCCAGATCGCCCTCCGCGGACTCGATCCCGACGAACACCTCGTCCTCGTCTCCGCGGCGGCGGACGGCATCGTCGACGAGGACCTCATCGCGGCGGCCATCGACGAACAAACCTCGCTCCTCTGGGTTTCCGCCGTCCTCTACCGGAGCGGCCAGCTCCTCGACCTCCCGCGGCTCGCGCGGGAGGCGAGGGCGCGGGGCGCCCTCGCCGGCTTCGACTGCAGCCACGCCGTCGGCGCCGTCCCGCATCGCTTCGACGAGTGGGAGGTGGACATGGCCGTCTGGTGCAGCTACAAGTACCTGAACGGCGGACCGGGATCGCCGGCCTTCCTCTACCTCAACCGCCGCCACGCCGATCGCGGCCCCGGTCTGCCGGGGTGGTTCGGCTGCGTGAAGGAGCGGCAGTTCGACCTCTCGCCCCGCTTCGAACACGAACGGGCCGCCGGCGGGTGGCAGATCTCGTCCCCCTCCGCCCTCGGCATGGGCGCGGTCGAGGGATCGCTCGGCGTGATCCGCGAGGCGGGGATCGAGGCGATCCGCAGGAAATCGCTGCGTCTCACCGGCTATCTCGTCGAGCTCGCCGACACCCTCCTCGCCCCGGAGCCATGCCGGTTCAGGGTGGTCACGCCCCGCGAGGCCTCGCGCCGCGGCGGGCATATCGCCCTCGCGCGCGACGAGGAGGCGCTCCGGATCAAGGAGGCGCTCGTCGGACGCGGGATCGTCACCGATTTCCGGCCGCCGGACATCATCCGGATCGCGCCGATCGCCCTCTACAACACATTCGAAGAGGTCCGGCGCGTCGTCCTCGCGCTGCGCGAGATCGTCGAGACGCGCGAATACGAACGCGTTCCCGCCGGCCGCCAGGCGATCACCTGAGCGGGGCGGCGAGACCGGCGGACCGTGCAGCTGCCGCTCGTCCGGCGTTCCTTCAGCCGCCTATTCCGCTTTCCGGCAGAGTCCCGTGACGAAATCGTGGCCGAGGGCGCCCGCGGCGATGAGCCGGTCCTCGAAATCGAAACAGACCCCGAGGAGCCGGCGCGTCTCGGCGTCGTCGCCGCGGAAGTTGTGGGCGATGTCCTTGAAGAGGAGCTGGAGGACCGTTCCCCCGTAGCCGCGCGTCTCGACCTCGGCGAACGCCTCGCGGAGCAGGGAAAGGATCCGGTCGGACTCGACCGCCTCGCTCCGGTCCCAGAGGATCATCGCGAGGCGCCCCGGCCGATGGACCCGCCGCTTCACCCGCCCGCTCCGCCATTGCCGCCGGTAGCTCTCGGGAAGCGCGGCGAGCAGCGTGTCGACGGCGGCGATCTGCGAGTCGGTCCACGCGAAACGCGCCGGGCCGACATACTCATTGAAAACGAGCCATCCGCCCGGACGGATGGCCTGCTCGAGCCGCCGGACGGCGTGATCGAGGGGATGGAAGTGATGCAGCGACTGTTCGGCGATGACGAGGTCGTAGGTTTCTTCCCCGAGGGGATGCCGACAGACGTCGCCGATGAGATAGCGGACGGTCTCTTCCGCGCCGGTCCCGGCGAGCTTCTTCCGCGCGTGGGCGATGCGGGCGGCATTCCGGTCGATCGCGTCGATCCGGCCGAAGCGCCCCGTCGCGGCGAGCTCGAGCTCGCGGTAGCCCGTCCCGCACCCCACGGTCAGCGCCCGGATCCCGTCGAGGTGGGCGAGGCGCGTGTCGAGGAGGTGCGCGAGGTACTCGACGCCGGGGTCGCCGGTGACCATCCGGTTCCACCGGGCCATCACGGCCGGGATATCCCACCAGTTCCTCGTCTCGTAAGAGAGATGGTTCCAGCTCTTGATCGACCGGCCGCGGAGGAGGTTGGGCAGAAGATGCCCGAGCCGGCGCTGGCGGAGCTTGTCGATGAAGAGGGGGATGTCGTGGATGGAGAGGAGATCGCCGAACATCGCCTTCGCTCCGCGCCGGCGGATGCCGCCGCGCCGGGGAGACGAACAGAGGGGCGCCGGCCCCGTTCCCCGTGTCCCCGAAGGCCGGGGGAACGAACAGGCGGCCGGCGCCCCGCAGAAATCGATCAGTCGTCGGCGAGCGCCGTTACCACGCCCAGCCGAAATGGACCTGGATCGCCTGGTTCTTGAAATCCGCCTCGTCGTCGCTGTCGTCGAGAGAGGCGAGGCCCATGAGGTACCGGATGTCCATCGTGAGCATCCCGGAATCGCCCATGCCGTACTCCCAGCCGCCGCCGAGAACCACGCCGTAGTCGAGCGCCTTGTAGTCCTCGATGTCCT belongs to Candidatus Krumholzibacteriota bacterium and includes:
- the kynU gene encoding kynureninase, which translates into the protein MSGTIDTSEAHARELDAADPLARFRERFEIPPGTIYMDGNSLGLLCREAAAGIEGALDDWRQLAIRGWLDGDPPWFTWGERLGAAAAPLVGAAPDEVVATGTTTLDIHALVSSFYRPETGRTRIVALEPDFPTDIYALRGQIALRGLDPDEHLVLVSAAADGIVDEDLIAAAIDEQTSLLWVSAVLYRSGQLLDLPRLAREARARGALAGFDCSHAVGAVPHRFDEWEVDMAVWCSYKYLNGGPGSPAFLYLNRRHADRGPGLPGWFGCVKERQFDLSPRFEHERAAGGWQISSPSALGMGAVEGSLGVIREAGIEAIRRKSLRLTGYLVELADTLLAPEPCRFRVVTPREASRRGGHIALARDEEALRIKEALVGRGIVTDFRPPDIIRIAPIALYNTFEEVRRVVLALREIVETREYERVPAGRQAIT
- a CDS encoding methyltransferase domain-containing protein yields the protein MFGDLLSIHDIPLFIDKLRQRRLGHLLPNLLRGRSIKSWNHLSYETRNWWDIPAVMARWNRMVTGDPGVEYLAHLLDTRLAHLDGIRALTVGCGTGYRELELAATGRFGRIDAIDRNAARIAHARKKLAGTGAEETVRYLIGDVCRHPLGEETYDLVIAEQSLHHFHPLDHAVRRLEQAIRPGGWLVFNEYVGPARFAWTDSQIAAVDTLLAALPESYRRQWRSGRVKRRVHRPGRLAMILWDRSEAVESDRILSLLREAFAEVETRGYGGTVLQLLFKDIAHNFRGDDAETRRLLGVCFDFEDRLIAAGALGHDFVTGLCRKAE